One window of the Eucalyptus grandis isolate ANBG69807.140 chromosome 6, ASM1654582v1, whole genome shotgun sequence genome contains the following:
- the LOC104449345 gene encoding polyadenylate-binding protein RBP47 gives MQSSEDSKQAEQSGNGGQQRPPPTKGGGNGNPPPPQQQQQPALPQQQQQQPWVAMQYPPSAAMLMQHPQMMAPPPPHHHQHYAAPHYMAYHQYAPPHQRVHHQAQQQQQNGENRTVWVGDLHHWMDENYLHSCFVSTGEIASIKVIRNKQTGLSEGYGFVEFFTHGTAEKVLQNYSGIMMPNTEQPFRLNWATFSTGDKRSENAPDLSIFVGDLAADVTDNLLHETFANKYPSVKAAKVVFDVNTGRSKGYGFVRFGDENERSQAMSEMNGVYCSSRPMRIGAATPRKSSGYQSQYSSQGGYSSNGASSQSFQSDGDSANTTIFVGGLDPSVNDEDLRQQFSQYGEIVSVKIPSGKGCGFVQFANRSNAEEALQKLNGTVIGKQTVRLSWGRNPANKQFRADFGNQWGPVYYGGQVYDGYGYGVPPHYDPSMYATATAYAAYPVYGSHQQQVN, from the exons ATGCAGTCGAGCGAGGATTCGAAGCAGGCGGAGCAGAGCGGTAACGGTGGCCAGCAGCGGCCGCCCCCCACGAAGGGCGGCGGCAACGGTAACCCCccgccgccgcagcagcagcagcagccggcgctcccgcagcagcagcagcagcagccgtgGGTGGCGATGCAGTACCCGCCGTCGGCGGCGATGCTAATGCAGCACCCGCAGATGATggcgccaccgccgccgcacCACCACCAGCATTACGCGGCGCCGCACTACATGGCGTACCACCAGTACGCGCCGCCGCACCAGCGCGTGCACCACCaggcgcagcagcagcagcagaacgGCGAGAACAGGACGGTCTGGGTCGGCGATTTGCACCACTGGATGGATGAGAATTATCTCCATAGCTGCTTCGTTTCCACTGGCGAG ATTGCTTCTATCAAAGTTATTCGAAATAAGCAGACAGGTTTATCTGAAGGATATGGATTTGTTGAATTCTTTACACATGGCACAGCTGAGAAAGTTCTACAAAACTATTCGGGAATCATGATGCCTAATACTGAACAGCCTTTCCGTCTGAATTGGGCAACATTTAGCACGGGTGACAAGCGTTCAGAAAATGCTCCTGATCTGTCTATTTTTGTAGGGGACTTAGCTGCAGATGTTACTGATAACTTACTGCATGAGACTTTTGCTAATAAATACCCGTCAGTTAAAGCTGCCAAAGTTGTTTTTGATGTCAACACTGGCCGTTCAAAAGGCTATGGATTTGTGAGGTTTGGGGATGAAAATGAAAGGTCACAGGCCATGTCTGAAATGAATGGTGTATATTGTTCTAGCAGGCCGATGCGAATTGGTGCTGCGACACCCAGAAAATCATCAGGATATCAATCACAATATTCTTCACAAG GTGGATATTCATCAAATGGTGCCTCATCCCAGAGCTTTCAGTCTGATGGGGACTCTGCAAACACAACA ATATTTGTTGGAGGCCTTGATCCTAGTGTTAATGATGAAGACCTCAGGCAACAATTTTCTCAGTATGGTGAGATAGTGTCTGTTAAAATACCATCTGGGAAAGGCTGTGGGTTTGTACAATTTGCCAACAG AAGTAATGCTGAGGAGGCATTGCAGAAACTGAACGGGACAGTGATTGGTAAGCAAACGGTGCGTCTTTCATGGGGTCGAAATCCAGCCAATAAGCAG TTTAGGGCAGATTTTGGAAATCAATGGGGACCAGTCTACTATGGTGGGCAAGTTTATGATGGTTATGGATACGGTGTGCCACCACATTACGACCCGAGTATGTATGCCACAGCCACGGCATATGCAGCTTACCCAGTATACGGCAGTCACCAACAGCAAGTGAACTGA